tcctcctcctccgccgccgccgccgctggggaAGGATACGGCAGCTACGGCGGCGCCCTTTGCGGCGAGGAGGCTGGACTTGATCCGCTCCAGCTTGGCCCCGCCGGAGCAGAAGCACCACCCGGAGGCGTCGCCCAGGACCCCCATCCGGCCACGCTTGCCTTCCccctgctactgctgctgctgctactccgTCAAGCGGCGGCGGGCCACGGACGGCGACGCCGAGCGGCTGGCTCGTGTGGACTCGTTTTGGTTTCGTGCTGAGGGAAGGGGACCGGACTACGGGAGTCGTGGCCTCAAACACCGAACGTGACACAGTGTGCTCATGTCAATGTCCTGTGTGATTATTGCTGCCTCCTTGACTCCTTGTTTCTTCCTGGGATACTCCTTGACACAGTGTGGTCACGTGACCTTGCGTTAAACCTCTTGCTTCCTAATTTTCATCGACTACAAACAATTTTATAAGGTTAATCCCAATATTTTCAAGACAGCTTCATAAGCAACAATGAAATGAAATAGTGTTTGAAACTTCTCTCCCCAATGCATAATTTTATGATGTGGTTTTATAAGATCAAAACTCATCTAGGTGAAACTGGTtccatctctctcttctttaaTTTCACGCCATGTCATCAAAAAATTCTATGTGGTATACTAATTAATGAGAATGAAATCTCGTGAAACTTCCCATTAGAAGTAGCCTAATGACTCAACAACTTGGCTCTGCGTAAAAGGTAagttttttgaaataaattgcTTAAGAAAAGCCAGGCACATCGGCCCTCAAATTTGATGCTTCCTGTGGCTCATTTTGTGCCCCAAAGAAGCTTGATTTGCTTCTTCATTTTAGGGAAGCCACGGTTTAAAAGTTAGCATTGGAACTAAGTGGTAGAAGTCATGTAGCGATGGTACCTATTTTAAGCTAAAATTTCAACCAAATGGAAAAGAATTAGCAGTACACTACTTACATCACAAGATGGATGCTCTGTAACACCATatcctcctcccttctcttttTACGGTATAGCTTTGTTTGTAGTTTAGTGTATTTAATCATTCTTTACATTTTAGGTAAAGAAGCCATGGTTTGGATTTAACCAATTTAAGACCTTAAgtcgagaaaaaaaattccaaaagtGCTCACATATCTTCCTGATTTTGAGAAAATCTAACAGTTATATTCCCGGCCGATCggccctctctccctcccacaCACATTGTTCTCTTATTAAAATATATGCAAGATTTTATTGGAGgctatttttctaaaaaaatgttagTGCTAATAAGCTTAGGTTAATAAACAAATTTTCCTCACTTGGTAACTTCTGCCGTGAAATATCATATCTCCATGCATTTTTAAATATACAACTATTGGAACAAgctaattaatttatttttaaactaATTAGTACTAAACATTATATATTTAAAACATATGTGGTATTTTCATTCTGTCCAACAATACAATTCAATGACAAAATTGCATCCACTAACACTAACACTATCAGTGAAAGTCACAGGACAAAGACTCCACGGATAACAAcacttttttatatatatttttggataaaaatAGAGCTATTGTTTGTCCtaattttctatttttattttgaaGCCTCATGCATTCATTAAACACTTGCTCTAGTTTATTTGTTCTAATTGCTTCAACTTTTCGAATAATTCACGTAAAAATTCGAGATAGAATCAAGTAAGTCTCACTCGCCCATTAGACCATCTCAACCCCCAACCACCCTATCCCTTCACTAGATCACGGAACATTAAGACATTAAAGCTACACCTATTCAAAAGTTCCCTTGTTAtcattctctactagtgctaaaccgtcaaagaaagaaaggagataCTTGATCGATTCACATTTATTCATAAGCAATCTTATCATGTTGATGTTAAAAAATCCATTTCCTTCACTATAAACAAACAAAATTGAAATTCCGTTTCACTTGTAGATTTAGATTTAGATGCCCTTctaatttatcaaaaaaaaatggacCACTAGCACTCCAACACATACCCACCATTTTTTGCAGCCTTTCCCTATTTTAGCATCACTTGGCTTCTCGCCCTTCTCGCCTTCTTCTCCTGTGAAGCACTCTGTCAAGTGATGCGCGGCTGCTGGCCCTTTCGGCCGTTCCCCCAACCCTAGATCGATCGATCTCTCTGCCCGCCCCTCCCCGTCAGCCCAACCGCCGGAGGCTCGCAGCTCCCCTCCGCCCGAACTCagcacctcctcttcctcccttccACCCGACGGATCCGTCCAGCGCAGGCCCGCAGCTCCCCTCCGACCCGACGGCGCAGGACCCTGCCGTGGTCCGATTAGGTGGTTCTTCTTCTCTCCAGCTCCCGAGATCAAGGTTCCCAAGCTGCGGCTGCATTTGATTTCCCAACAATTCGGTGGTTCCTCCGGCCCCCATGCCCCACGTCAAGGCCGTCCCTGCTACCCTGGGTGCGGGCGGAATGCCCGGTGGGTCTTCGGGCGCTGATGGTGAGGTGGATGCGGGGTTTGCCAAGCTCCAGGGCGAAGATTTCGAGTACTACATGCAGACGTACTCCATCATGCTGGGCCGCAACAGCAAGAAATCGACGGTGGATGTGGATCTCTCGAGCCTCGGCGGGGGTATGAACATCTCCCGCCACCACGCCCGGATATTCTACGATTTCCAGCGACGCCGGTTCGCCCTCGATGTTATCGGCAAGAACGGATGCCTTGTTGAGGGTGTTCTGCACCTCCCTGGAAACCCGCCTGTTAAGCTTGATTCGCAGGATCTGCTGCAGATTGGGGACAAGAAGTTTTACTTCCTGCTCCCGACGCGGTCCATCTTtgcgtcggctgctgctgctcggcatGCACCAATTATTCCACAGCAGCTCCCTCCACCATCGTACGCACGTCCAGGGCGCCCTCGTTTGTCTGATTTTCACGACCGCTCCTTTGAAGGTGATTATGGTCGGGAGGTCGATGACATTGGGAATGGAATCAGTGAAAGTGGGGTGAGGGGGAAGTTGATAAAGAGAAACAAGAAGTCGTCCGGAGAATTGGATATCTACGGTGGGCACCGAATCAACGTGGAAGCAATAGGAACACTAGGTGAAGGTAATCCTATGCTCCCTGTGTGCTTTTATCGAATGTGTGCTACTGATAGTATGATTTATgtttcttcatcctcttgtttTATTGTTAAAGACGCATAGTAAATTGTGATTGTGCTTGGACAATAATTTAACCTAGTGATTACATTAAACTACTGATCACATAGTATGTAAGGATTTATCAACAGTCCATATCAGTTGATAAGCTAGAGTATGACACAACCTAACAAAAGTGATGGTTAAGGAAATTTTAGTAACTATTAATTGTCATAAAAGAAAAGATCCATCAATACTTTCTTTACAAGAATATAGCATCTTCTGGACGCTACTGCAAATGCTGTGTCAAAAAGGCATTTTTGTTGTTGGAACAGTACCTTCTAATCTTTTATATATGTATTCCCACAACAAGGTCTCTTTTATGTTGAAATGTAGGCATGTAGCTGcatctcttttttcctattctGAAACTCTACCTTCACTACTCTTAATAATATAGCAAGAGGTGTATTGAAGTATTTAACTGTTTCAAGGATTAAGTATTAGTATATGATGTGATGAATATATGTCAGTCCTGCACTCCCTTTTTCAGTTAGCAATTATATTCAATGGGAAACACTTGTGCTGTATTCTGGTTTTTAGAGCTATTTCCATTGTTCACAGTGCAGAAACAGTCCATTCCATTGTACCTCAAATGCTGTCTTTTGGTTTTGCAGACAGTAGATCAGAAATAAGATCAAGGGGTGACAGGGATATGGACAACCAACAAATCCTTCAAGCagaagagaaagaggtcgtttcATCTGTTGCCACAGTGTTATCTGACCTCTGCGGTCCTGGAGAATGGATGCCCATGACAAAACTCCACACCGAGGTTTGTTATGGAAAATCATAAATATATACTTGTTCAATTTCGATGCTGAATTCAAAATCTCGTGCTCCCTGATTAGTCCAAATTGTATCCTGTTACTTAATCAACTCGAGGCAAACCTAATGCTATATCATGTGTTTGTAAACTGAGGGGATGGAACATGGGACTACATcattaaagaaaataaattcagATTGAAATTAGTGATAGCATGAATAGACTATGAGAAACTTGTGGGCAAATGCCAATTGGAACTGTAACATTTAAGTCAAATGATAGAATTCCTACCCTGTAAATCTGAACTAGATAATCCAGGTCATGAGCAGCACCATTCTGACACATTATCTGGATTTGGTCTAGATTATGTCGCCTTTTCCTATATTTTATGTTAGCGGTCATTGCCATTGCAAAGCTTTGCTTGATGTGTATACGAGCTGACCTGAGAAAACTATGCTGAAGCATTCGATTTTGTGCCTGTAGACTATAAACCTTCTAGTATATTAATAATACAGGGCTTTGTCTGCTAGCATCTAGACCCATTCCACTGACATGGGCATTGTTAAGAATCGCAATTCACACACACTGACACACAGTATGTTTCCTATTTGACTGTTGCGGATGTTGCATGGccccaacagcagcagcagttgcGAAGAAATACCGAAGCAGTCATGTACTCATGTAGCACCGAGCAACCTTAGTGGCAAGGTCCTGTTCATAATAACTCAAGTTTATGGATGATGATTTTTAGTTTGGTTATTTGCTTTTAGATACGCTCCACGTACTAGTGATTGATTTTCCTAGGTTTTGATATTGTTTCCTATGCGTCAAGAGTCAATACAGGTCATCCTTATAGAAGCATTGCAATGCATTTACTAGGAAGCAGGCAAAGAGGGATTGGTCTATTTGGTCCCAGATATTTTCCTATCCCAATGTATGTTCTAACCAATTCTCCGAATATCCTAACCCCTTAAAGTGATGCAATGTGCTGCTAGGTGCTCATCGCCTTGTCTGCCATCCTCAGATGTGGAGTATGATAGATAACCCCTGCCTTCCATTTCGGTAGTTTGTTTCCATGTTGGACTTGTACTGTGTATCAGCACCCAGAAAGGGAAGCTTTGGTCCCTCACCTGAGATGGTGATTTCTTGTAGTTATGATTTgtgtttattattttattttaagaaCCCTTCTCTAGCAGTTTCAAGAATTTCAGCTGCCACTTTTCAGTTCACTCTCTTGTACAGCACATATACGTTACCAGTGATGTTCTTTTGCCCATTGATTATTTTCTGTTTTCTCTATAAACTTGGAACTTGTATATCTATATATCCCCTTTTCTGCTGACTTTTtgtatgtttttcttttgaacaaaGTATGGGATGCCCATGTTTGTAAGCTTCTTGTTTCAGCGAATTATCCCACTGTGCTTGTTGCCACTTTCAAATTCTAACCCGTTTGATTTCTTGCAGCTCCTTGAACAGTTTGGCAACGTGTGGCATCCCAGCAGGGTCCGAAAGTACCTAACAACAGACGACTGGTCACCAACGGAGACGAAGGGCAGGCCTTGGTTTGGCCTTCTGGCGCTGCTCAGAAAGTACCCGGAGCATTTCGTCATCAACACAAGATCGAAAGGCAGAGTGACCTCGGAGTTTGTCTCGCTGGTCTCCTTGCTCTCCTAGAGGGAAAACTATAGGGGACGAGATGGCCTGCCGAGGAAATAACAGGCACACCGGCTCCATTTGCAGTCCGCTTTCAGAAGGGTCGGAGGTGTACCGTGTCTCATTTGCCTCGTCTCTTTTGAACCCTGTTGTACTGTATCTCGTGTGTTTCAACAGCTGTATTGGTCTGTACCATGATCACCTCTGTACTGTTGACATGTATATGGAAGCATCAAGCATGAGTTTTAACCAATGCTAGCAACTCAGCAGTTCGGTTCGGTATCCTGTAAGTATATCCAGTGTCTTGTTTGGCTGTTCATGcactgatttctttttttatttcttgcaCAATTTTTTGTTTATCCTCAACTTTTGCATGATGATAGAAGATGGCGAGAAGTATCGATTCAAatttttaaatgaatttttgatGCATATTAGTGCATCCGCGGGTTGGTAGCATGGTAGCACCCAACCACCGGAGCACCTGAACCTTTCTTTGCCTGGCCGGAGCCCAGAGGTGGTTGGAGCTTGTAACAGccttattttcctttttccccttcATATACTTGTATACTGACTGGAGTCCTGTTTTCGGTAGTTTCTCCACTGAATTTAGTGACTCTTGTAAATTTGTGTGTTTGAGAGCATCAACCACAACCAGAGGGATGTACTGCAGTTTTGGCCAGCCACCAATGAAAGAACAAAAGTTGGATTGCATACAGCAGTAGCAATGCTAAGAGTTACGGAGTCATAGCAGTTGCTTCACTAGTCACGCATGAGTCTCAGAGAAGCACAATGCTAGAGTAAGAACAGTTACAGGAAGATCACTAGAAAAAACATTCATACTTTGGACTAAAACATTAATTTGAGATATGCAGTATTCTGTCATGTTAATCATAACATTTCAGTATAGTCTATTGCTTAGTATAATTCCTATAATTTCTACAACGTTATCTCTGTATAAGCTGCTGCTTAACAATTCTATCTGTATAAGCTGCTGCTTCACATTGTTGCGCTGCCGCGCGCAGTGCCATGGGCTTATGGCGCGCACTGGCACTCGGCGTGCCGCTGCCCGACGGTCGACGCCATGTACGGCGGGTGGGCGCTGGACCTCATCGTGCAGATGGCCTTCGACGACCCCGGCGCCGACGTCGAGATGAGCGCGGGACCAGGTGCGCCCCTGCTGGGATCCGGCTCCGGCCGATGGTGAGGAACCCCAACGTGTACGCCAGCGTGCTCGGCATATGGTGTGGGTCGCGGCGCCGCGCAGGAtcgccgcgcgcctccggcGAGCCACGGGGAGCAGCGCTGGTGGCGCGCTTGCAACGACCAGagggtggacggtatttgaaataccgtccaccctgGGTACCTTCTGGCCGCAGGATCCGGCACTTGCGGCTCCAGATTGTGCATTGACTGCGGTCAGAGGCTCAGGGAGCCGGTCTTCCTCGCCAGACAGGCGAGGGAGCTGGATGGCGCCATGGCGGAGAGAGCCGGAGAGCCTAGCCCCGTAGAGCTCGACGGCGAGCCCTGCCGGTGATGGTCGCTGGGGCTAGGCAATGTCATCTTCGTCGTCGCATATCGCATCCATCGAGAGCGACCCCAAGCTTCAGACCaccggcctgctgctgctggacatCGCGCGTCTGAGGATTGAAGCGGCCAACCCCAAGCACCGGATTCATTGCCATCGGCGCAAATTTTGTGCAAATAGCACAAAGGGATAGATGATCATCAGCTCAGCCCAAGGAAGGCTGCAGCACGTAGCCGTCTATTCCATGGCTTGACATCTTGTAGCAGCGCACCTTGTGCTTCCCCAGTCGCAGCTCTCCACCACCGGGGTGTAATGACCTGTCATTCCCCAAGGAGGAGTATGACCGGTCTTGGAGTCATTACTTAGTAAAGTGTTGGTTCACCAAGTAATAACTCGCATCAGAGTAGTACAACAGAAGCATGGCAAATGGTACATTATAATACAGGAACAAGAAGGTCATATTCAAACAGATTATTACACAACTTAGCTCGCGCCAGGACCAGCAGCGGcggtcgcggccgccgcctgcctGCGCGGGGGGCTGCAGGGCCTGGAAGCTAGGGGCGTAATCGCCGCCGGCTGGAGGCCAGAGGTGGTTGGGGACGGCGTACAGCTGCGTTCCCGACGAGATCAGGGTGGTGCCGCCGGGCATGCTGTAGCGAAGCTCCCGCCCGCAtggcgccccggccgccgcggcgacgtcgTAGATGACGGTGCGCCCGTCGCAGctgacggcgacgacgatgcTGGTGCTGCCACCGGCGCCGGAtacggcggcgaggtcgaggcGCTCGTGCCGCCCACGCAGCGTGTCGATCTGAGCGACGGGGCGGGGGAGGCTCCTCATCGCCACCGCCCAGTCCTCATCGTCGTCCTTCCCGGCGGCGGACGCGAACATGTCCTTGAGGTTTATCATGAAGACAAGGTATTGGTCGCAGCCTCGATCAAGaatcctcctctcctccaccacGAAAAGAAGGCGCTGCCTCCCCTTGCTGTGCCGctggtgctcgccgccgccggccgccatttAATCTCCGGCCTCCTTGCCTTGATTCCCTGTAAATTCTGTCTATCCAATCCGACAAATAAAAGGTAGCAAGCCTCACAATTTCGTCCAAAACTTCACTGCCAGTATATGAATCAGATAAATAAATTTTGGCGGAGGCGGTCGTCTCCGTTGACCTGGACTCTCAATCGGACTCGGTGAGGTTTCTCTTAGCGCCAACCGAACCCGGACATACTCCCACGTTGTGATGCTGGTCAGTGGTTACTGCTCAGCGCGTTTCAAATTCACAGATCTTCATGAGTTCGGAGTTCCTATGCGTATCTTACAAAACGGGTTCAATGTGACACTGGCAATGGAGCTTGGAAATTTTGCCAATCTCATCAGTGTTAAGGGACCTCTCTCTCCCGTTTACAGCGTGCTGGGCTTGTACCGTCCTAGGTGCGTGTCCTCGTCAGTTGGCACGCCATCTACTAAAACCGTGGAGATCGACTGGAGAGCACGCGACATTTCTTGGTGCGCGATGCAGGAAAGCCGACGGCGGAGACGAgtgcgcgcgccggcggcgagaaggGGTGAAACTTTGCGTCTGCGAAGCTGCTCTCGGCCAGGAAATAGTTCCAAATTCCAAACGGCTCGAAGCAACGAGACAGGGGCACATCAGGCATCGGCATATCCAGTCTCGGCAGTGGAGCATGCCGCGCTCGGTTTGCGTGTAGGTAGGCCAGCCAGTGCAAGGAGACGAGACGATCGCGCGTGCCGCAATGGCCTGAGCCATcgcctgcaggctgcagaggccggccggcggcggccgctcaCGTCGTGCGTGTTGCCAGGACGCGCACGGCACACGGCGGCGCACAAACAAGAAATCCATTATTGGTAAATTAATGACAGCTACAGAAGGAGGAAAAATGGTGCCCTTATATTCTGTATTAACATTAACAACCAAGTGTATGTGAGAATTCCATTCTAACATTTAACTACCAAGTGTATGTGAGAATGGAAACGTACGTGAACATTTGTTCTTGTATACCTGCGAAGGTCCCCTTCGATCCCTGTTGGGTTAACAGATTTGTAAAATGCATCCCAAGTGCACCACCAAACCCATTCCAAATGTGCAAGGATCCAATATTTGCGATGTATTTAAACAAGCCATAAGAAAAACAGATGTACGCGCCATGAATGACGGGTAACGCCTGCACAGTGCGCGCGCTGCACTGTACGTCGATCGATACGTGTACGTTAGTATACGTACGAGCGTGCAGCTACCCGAGACCAGGTGTGCCTAACTTAGACGGCAGGATTCCCGTAGGTGGCTTTTATTGACAACTAATTCGACCACGTTCCTACTGCTGCACATGTTTAGCTGACGAGGAGTCTTTTTTTTCTGGTGATTTACCTCGGTAAAAAGTAGGTGCActactgttcttttttttcccaaagaCCGAGAGACGATTAGGCCATTTTCAACGAAATTGACCATAAATGAGCTGCCATAGTTAAttttgatgacatggcacaCTACTTATGAGGTTAGAGAAGAAAATggtttcatgggatgaaatCATGTGTACACTATTTCCAATATCTTTATGTCTTGCATATAGCCATGGAAATAGCAAAAGATGAAACTATGCTTTATGTGAGCTATTTTATCTATGaactaaggtggtgtttggatcactagttcatgggctaaactttagcccctaaattttagctcctaaactttagttctgcccacctgtttggatccatgagctaaactttaatcctTCATCAAACAAAGACTGATTTGCCCTTATTTATTGAGCACTCCCCActcgtcctccacctcctcctcccccgcaccCCAGCGCAGCTCCCCTCCATGTCCGGCatgccccgcctcctccccatGGTCGAGCCTGAGCCCTGCGCACCACCTCTTCGGCGGTTCCGTGGCGTACCCGTGCAAGTCCTCCCCCGCGCACCCCGGCGAGGCGCTTGCTGCGGATGCCTTTCCCGCTGCCGTTGCCCGCCAAGCACATCAGGGCGGCGCTCGCGCGCGGCACAGCCTGCCGCGGCCCTCCATCCCTGAGGAAGGTGGCGGTGAGGGGGAGGGCGGTGGCGACATCCGGGGGCAGCAGAGgatggcggaggaggtggacccCGAGCAGGCCGCGGGGCTCTTCAGCGTCTCCATCGGGCTGAAGCGGACGCGGGAGGACGACGAGACCGGCGGACCACGGCAGCACCGACGAGGAGGTGAAGATGGAGGCATCGGATCCGCATCAACATCGAGGAAGCAGCAGTAAGGAGCCATCGCCGGACCAGCACCCGTGGCCTGGGCTtggatccggcggcggtggcgaggcggaggaagaggaggaggtggcggcaccGCGGGCCCGAGCGGAGATAGTggggccggcgaggcgaggcggaggtggcggggctGGCAAGGCgagacggcggcgtcgggcgaaggaggcggggggagagagagtgcagagagagagagagagtgcggggaggagagagaggggagggggcaaGGGGAGGAAATTGGTccgggggaccacttttagcccagTTTAGGGTCTCTTTGGGAGCTAAAGTTTTTAGCCCAAACTTTAGCTCCTTGCCCCTTTTTGCCCACTTGTTTGGATCCTAGgagctaaattttgagctaaaagtgcagaactaaaatttagccctagatccaaacatgccctaaataCAATTTTACTTATGTGGCACTCTTggaaacataaatatgaaaCTTTACATTGAGAATAGCCTTATCACTCTCTTAGTCCCATGAGGCCATTCTCAATGAACAGTTTCATTGCATAGTTACAAAGACTGagaacttggtaactgtgctTGATGAGTGCCAtaggatgaaactcctctcacatctgatgaaactctTTTTTCTCACTCATAATAACCTTGCCAAGCCAGCAAAATTGCTAATATGTCATAcaatttaatgctcatgaaactccTATGAAACTTGCCTGATTTTCAATGCAACTATGCATGTTTAATTTGTTATGCGTGGCATCTTGACTAAGAGCGTGCCTCTCTGCGCGCCTGTGGCAATCGTGAGCCATGGTTGATTTGCAATTGATCCTTTCCGCGCCCGCTTTTATATTGAGTCGGGGTAAAGCCAACCCAAAAAGCTACCGGGTCAGTTCTTTCAAACCAACGAACAATGGGTCAAAGCTTACTTATCTTAGTAATGAGCAGTGAttaaggtagtgtttggttgggcaAAATGTAATGCAAGCGGATTACGGATGCTAAT
The genomic region above belongs to Setaria italica strain Yugu1 chromosome VI, Setaria_italica_v2.0, whole genome shotgun sequence and contains:
- the LOC101755188 gene encoding FHA domain-containing protein FHA2 — encoded protein: MPHVKAVPATLGAGGMPGGSSGADGEVDAGFAKLQGEDFEYYMQTYSIMLGRNSKKSTVDVDLSSLGGGMNISRHHARIFYDFQRRRFALDVIGKNGCLVEGVLHLPGNPPVKLDSQDLLQIGDKKFYFLLPTRSIFASAAAARHAPIIPQQLPPPSYARPGRPRLSDFHDRSFEGDYGREVDDIGNGISESGVRGKLIKRNKKSSGELDIYGGHRINVEAIGTLGEDSRSEIRSRGDRDMDNQQILQAEEKEVVSSVATVLSDLCGPGEWMPMTKLHTELLEQFGNVWHPSRVRKYLTTDDWSPTETKGRPWFGLLALLRKYPEHFVINTRSKGRVTSEFVSLVSLLS